A window of the Thalassospira sp. TSL5-1 genome harbors these coding sequences:
- a CDS encoding LysR substrate-binding domain-containing protein: MNNLSAIDLNLLVVLDALLAEQHVSRAALRLNKSQPAVSHALGRLRLLLDDPLLVRRGGKLVATPFARSLAPELAAILGQLQELLKTPGFDPATARRTFRLAMSDYGAALLLPGLIRVMRTEAPLCDLVISQAGREVMQSQVIEGEIDLALGVFPERRADICDQVLFREEFICVADKEHFHHRAGLSLERYVASAHILVSLHADSASANEIEVALGQLGVFRRNVMIVPHWSIAVDLVRGTDLILTVARSIVPAPDHLDGLFVFAPPFDIPSFAFRQIWHQRRDSDPAHLWLRQNVTRLLRD, translated from the coding sequence ATGAATAATCTTTCCGCGATTGACCTTAATCTTCTGGTGGTGCTGGATGCGCTTTTGGCGGAACAGCATGTTTCGCGCGCGGCCCTGCGCCTGAATAAAAGCCAGCCTGCCGTCAGCCACGCGCTGGGCCGGTTACGGTTGTTGCTCGATGATCCGTTGCTGGTGCGGCGCGGTGGAAAGCTGGTGGCCACCCCCTTTGCCCGCAGCCTGGCACCGGAACTGGCCGCGATCTTGGGCCAGCTCCAGGAATTGTTGAAAACACCGGGTTTTGATCCGGCCACAGCGCGCCGGACCTTTCGGCTTGCCATGTCCGATTATGGGGCGGCGCTTTTATTGCCGGGCCTGATCAGGGTGATGCGCACAGAAGCCCCGCTTTGTGATCTTGTTATCAGCCAGGCGGGGCGGGAGGTCATGCAGTCGCAGGTGATAGAAGGTGAAATTGACCTCGCCCTGGGGGTGTTTCCCGAACGGCGGGCGGATATATGTGACCAGGTGCTGTTTCGCGAGGAATTTATTTGTGTGGCGGACAAGGAGCATTTTCACCACAGGGCGGGCTTGAGCCTGGAGCGGTATGTGGCAAGTGCGCATATTCTGGTGTCCCTGCACGCCGATAGCGCCAGTGCTAACGAAATTGAAGTCGCGCTAGGCCAATTGGGCGTGTTCCGCCGCAATGTGATGATTGTGCCGCATTGGAGCATCGCGGTGGATCTGGTGCGCGGAACCGATTTGATATTAACCGTGGCGCGCAGCATTGTACCAGCCCCGGATCATCTGGACGGGCTTTTCGTTTTTGCGCCGCCCTTTGATATTCCCAGCTTCGCCTTCCGCCAGATTTGGCATCAAAGGCGCGATAGCGACCCGGCCCATCTATGGTTGCGCCAAAACGTCACCCGGCTGCTGCGCGATTGA
- the cysQ gene encoding 3'(2'),5'-bisphosphate nucleotidase CysQ produces MTHGLPADARALENGLIEIARRAGAAIMEIYKTEFEVRAKDDASPVTEADDAAEAVILPGLRALTPDVKIVSEESVAAGNVPDVSAHTDFFWLVDPLDGTKEFIKRNGEFTVNIALIAQGVPVMGVVYAPAIEKLYFGGPDGARLIEDDLEPKTTDISVRNMPDAGVVVVGSRSHGDPEAMKAFLGDLKVQEMRPAGSSLKLCLVAQGEADLYPRLGRTMEWDIGAGHAVLAAAGGVVENLDGSPFVYGKDGFANPFFIARSPSVPVKYQD; encoded by the coding sequence ATGACCCACGGCCTGCCCGCCGATGCCCGCGCCCTTGAAAACGGCCTGATCGAAATTGCCCGGCGCGCCGGTGCCGCTATCATGGAAATCTATAAAACCGAATTTGAAGTCCGCGCCAAGGACGATGCTTCCCCGGTGACAGAGGCCGATGACGCCGCCGAAGCCGTTATTCTGCCCGGTCTGCGTGCCCTGACACCCGATGTTAAAATCGTATCCGAAGAAAGTGTTGCCGCAGGCAATGTGCCCGATGTTTCTGCCCATACCGATTTTTTCTGGCTGGTGGACCCACTGGATGGCACCAAGGAATTTATCAAGCGCAATGGCGAATTTACCGTCAATATCGCGCTGATTGCCCAGGGTGTGCCGGTGATGGGCGTGGTCTATGCCCCGGCAATCGAAAAACTTTATTTTGGCGGGCCGGATGGGGCCAGGCTGATTGAAGATGACCTTGAACCGAAAACCACCGACATTTCCGTGCGCAACATGCCCGATGCCGGGGTTGTCGTGGTTGGATCGCGCTCGCACGGCGACCCGGAAGCGATGAAGGCGTTCCTCGGCGATCTGAAGGTTCAGGAAATGCGCCCGGCCGGAAGCTCGCTGAAGCTATGTCTGGTCGCCCAGGGCGAAGCGGACCTTTACCCGCGCCTTGGCCGCACGATGGAATGGGATATTGGCGCCGGTCATGCCGTGCTGGCCGCAGCCGGTGGCGTGGTTGAAAACCTTGATGGCAGCCCGTTTGTCTATGGCAAGGATGGTTTCGCCAACCCGTTTTTCATCGCGCGAAGCCCGTCTGTCCCCGTAAAATATCAGGACTAA